TGCCGAGGTGGCGTGCCAGATCCTTGGCGGTCGCCTCGCCGACGTGGCGGATGCCCAGACCGAACAGGAATCGCCCCAGCGTGGTGCGCTTGGACTGTTCCAGTGCGGTCACCAGGTTCTCCGCCGACTTCACCGCCATGCGATCCAGTTCGGCCAGCTTGAGCACACCCAGCCGGTAAAGGTCAGGCAGGCTGCGGATCAGTCCGCCATCCACCAGTTGCTCGACCAGCTTGTCACCCAGTCCTTCGATGTCCATCGCGCGACGCTGCGCGAAATGCAGCAGCGCCTGCTTGCGCTGCGCCGAACAGTACAGCCCGCCGGTGCAGCGATGATCGACCTCGCCTTCTTCACGCACCACGTCCGAACCGCAGACCGGACAGTGGCTGGGCATGGAGAATGCCCGCGCATCTGCCGGCCGTCTGTCCGACAGCACCGACACGACTTCCGGAATCACGTCGCCGGCCCGGCGCACGATGACGGTGTCGCCGACATGCACGTCCTTGCGGCGGATTTCGGACTCGTTGTGCAGCGTCGCGTTGGTCACGGTCACGCCACCGACGAACACCGGCGCCAGCCGCGCCACCGGCGTGAGCTTGCCGGTGCGTCCGACCTGCACCTCGATGTCCTGCACCGTGGTGAGCGCTTCCTGCGCCGGGTATTTGTGCGCTACCGCCCAGCGCGGTTCGCGGGTGACGAAACCCATCTTCGCCTGCAGCGCCAGGCTGTTCACCTTGTAGACCACGCCGTCGATGTCGAAGGGCAACGTGGGCCGCGCTTCGGCGATGCGCGCGTGGAAGGCGGCCAGCGCCTCGCCACCGCTGCACACCGCGCGGTGCTCGCTGACCGGCAGGCCGAACGCGGACAGCGCGTCGAGCACGCCGGCGTGGGTGTCGGGCAAGGTCCACCCGCGCACTTCGCCGAGGCCGTAGGCATAGAAGGACAAGGGCCTCTTCGCCGCGATGGCAGGGTCGAGCTGACGGATGCTGCCGGCCGCACCGTTGCGCGCGTTCACCAGCGTCTTTTCGCCGGCCTCAATGGCACGCGCGTTGAAGGCCTCGAAATCATCGCGCCGCATGTAGACCTCGCCGCGCACCTCCAGCACCTCGGGCAGGCCGGGCGCGTCGAACAGCGAGGGCTGACTCGTGGTCGGAAGCGGCGTCAGCGCCAGCGGCACATCGCGGATGGTGCGCACGTTCTGCGTCACGTCCTCGCCGGTCTCGCCGTCGCCGCGCGTGGCGGCGAGCACCAGCACGCCATTTTCATAGCGCAGATTGATGGCGAGGCCGTCGAACTTCAGTTCGGCGGCATATTCGACCGGCGGCGCGTCCTCGCTCAGCGCCCCCAGCCCCAACTCGCGCCGCACACGGGCGTCAAAATTCAGCGCGCCGCTTGCCTCGGTATCGGTTTCTGTGCGGATGGACAGCATGGGCACGACGTGGCGCACCGGCGCGAAGCTGTCGAGCGGCTTGCCGCCGACGCGCTGCGTCGGCGAATCGGCGGTGCGCAGCGCCGGGTATTCGGCTTCCAGCGCCTGCAGTTCGCGGAACAGGCGGTCGTATTCCGCGTCCGGAATTTCCGGTTCGTCGAGTTCGTAGTAGAGGCGGTCGTGACGGGCGATCTGCGCGCGCAGCTCGGCCGCGCGCGCAAGGACAGCCGCGTCCATCAGCTGAACAGGCGGCGCGCCGACGCACTGCCCGGGGCGACGCCGAACTGCGTCATGCGGGTCTGGAATTCGGCGATCTTGCCGCGGATCACGCCAAGCGAAGCCGGCGACAGCGGCTGCCGGTTGTCATCGACCACGCGGGCGCCGAGCGCGTGCGCGAACTGTTCGGCCAGGGTGACCATGCGGTCGAAGTTGCGTGCGCCGTCGGCGACCGTGGGCACGTCGAGCAGCAGCGTCACGCCCGGCGTCTGCAGGTTCTTCATCGTTTCGGCGATGAACTCGGCGGCATCGAGGTTGCCCAGCGTGTAGATCGTCGCGCCGGCATCGTCGCGCGCGCGGAACAGGCCGTTATCGAGCGCGAAGCCCTGCGCTTCGGCCAGACCGCGCAGCTTGGTGCCGGAAATCGGGTGCTCACCGGCCACCAGGTTGAGGCCGATCTGCACGTCGACGGACGCGGCGAAACTGTCCAGCTCACGCGCACGCGCCAGCAGTTCTCGTGCGTCCGGAAAATGCACGACGGCGAGGAAGCGGTCGGCGACGGCCTGCAGCGCGTGCGCCAACGCCGACAGCGACGCCTCGCCGAGCGGGCCGCGGCGATCGGCGAGCTGCACCGCCATTTCGATGCGCGACAGATTGCCGGCGGTATCCGGCGTCAATTCAAGCCAGCGGCCGGCCTGGTCGTCGCGGCCGCGCAGGCGCAGGCCGGTGTCGACCTGGCGCGTCAGCTCGCTCCAGGCGCGCTGGAATTCGGTCGCCGCAATCGGCGCTTCCAGTTCGACGACGATGACTTCTTCGACCTTGGCATCGGCCCACGCCGGCGCGTCGTCTGCCGGCGCCGCCTTGAGCACCGGCTCGCGCTGCGGGGCAAGCTGCACGGTGTCGTCAGCCGCGGCGCTCAGCGGCTCGTCGGTCGGCAGATCGATCGCCGGCCCGACCGGCGTGTCGCTTGCGAGGTCGCTGCCCAGGTCGAAATCCAGCGTCGGTTCGACGCGGCGCGACGGCTGGTGCAGCGGATCGATCAGCACGTCGGGCTGGGCGTCGCCGAGCGCGCGCTCGGCGGTGCGGCGGTGGCGTCTTTCCTGCCACAGGTTGTAGCCGATCACGGCGCCGACACCGACCACGCCGAGCGCGATCAGCCCCATCTGCAGTTCAGTCAGTTGCATGAATCCGTATCCCTTTATCCGTTCAGACGCTGAGCGCTTCGTCGCGCAGCTTCAGCGCCGCTTCCATATCGACCTCGACCACGCGCGAACAGCCGCGCTCCTGCATGGTGACGCCGACCAGCTGTTGCGCCATTTCCATCGTGATCTTGTTGTGACTGATGAACACGAACTGCGTCGAAGCGGACATGCGCTTCACCATTTCGCAGAAGCGTTCGGTATTCGTGTCGTCCAGCGGTGCATCGACCTCGTCCAGCATGCAGAACGGTGCCGGATTGAGCTGGAAGAAGGCAAACACCAGCGCCGTCGCGGTCAGCGCCTTCTCGCCGCCGGACAGCAGCTGGATCGACGCATTGCGCTTGCCCGGCGGCTGCGCGAACACCTGCAGGCCGGCGTCGAGGATCTCGTCGCCGGTCATGACCAGTCGGGCCTCACCGCCGCCGAACAGTTCCGGAAAGATGCGGCCGAACTCGGTATTGACGCGATCATACGTCTCCTTGAGCAGGGCGCGCGTGTCGCGGTCCATGCGCCGGATGGCGTCTTCCAGCGTGGCGATGGCGTCACGCAGATCGGTCGACTGCGCGTCTAGATAACCCTTGCGCTCATTCGCCTGCGCCAGCTCTTCCAGCGCGGCGAGGTTCACCGCGCCGAGTGCGGCGATTTCCCGCGTCAGGCGGCTGATTTCGGCCGTCAGTGCGCCCTCGCGCACCTTCTCCGCCTCGCCCTCGGCGAGCAGCGCATCGAGCCGTCCCTCTGGCAATTCGATCTCGCCCAGTCGCTGCGCGTACTGTTCGGCATTCAGCGCGGCCGCCTGCTGCTTCAGCTTCAGTTCGGCCAGCCGCTCGCGCGCCGGCGCCAGCAGGTGTTCTGTGTTGGCGCGCTGCGATTCAAGTTCGCGCAGCTGGGCGGCCAGCACTTCCTGCGCGTCGCGGCAGGTGGCCAGCACCTGTTCGCGCGCCCGGCGGTTGTCCAGCACCTGCTGCAGCCGGCTGTCTATGCTGCCTTCGTCGATCTGCGCGAATTCGTCGCTGCGCAGTGCGCGCTCCAGTTCGGCATTTTCGAGCTGGGTCCTCGCCACCGCGAGGTTGTTCGCCAGATCGGTCAGGCGACTCGTGCATTCGCGCTGCGAGAAATTCGCCTCCTGCAGTTCGCGCGCCGCCGCCTGATCGGCGAAACGCGCCTCGCGCAACTGGCTGTCGGCGTTCTTCTGCGCCTCGGTCGCGGCGTCGAGCCGCATGCGCTGCACCTCGATCA
The window above is part of the Methyloversatilis discipulorum genome. Proteins encoded here:
- the ligA gene encoding NAD-dependent DNA ligase LigA, with translation MDAAVLARAAELRAQIARHDRLYYELDEPEIPDAEYDRLFRELQALEAEYPALRTADSPTQRVGGKPLDSFAPVRHVVPMLSIRTETDTEASGALNFDARVRRELGLGALSEDAPPVEYAAELKFDGLAINLRYENGVLVLAATRGDGETGEDVTQNVRTIRDVPLALTPLPTTSQPSLFDAPGLPEVLEVRGEVYMRRDDFEAFNARAIEAGEKTLVNARNGAAGSIRQLDPAIAAKRPLSFYAYGLGEVRGWTLPDTHAGVLDALSAFGLPVSEHRAVCSGGEALAAFHARIAEARPTLPFDIDGVVYKVNSLALQAKMGFVTREPRWAVAHKYPAQEALTTVQDIEVQVGRTGKLTPVARLAPVFVGGVTVTNATLHNESEIRRKDVHVGDTVIVRRAGDVIPEVVSVLSDRRPADARAFSMPSHCPVCGSDVVREEGEVDHRCTGGLYCSAQRKQALLHFAQRRAMDIEGLGDKLVEQLVDGGLIRSLPDLYRLGVLKLAELDRMAVKSAENLVTALEQSKRTTLGRFLFGLGIRHVGEATAKDLARHLGSMDRIMDASVEELAQVPDVGPVVAASIHTFFAQPHNREVVEQLRACGIAWVEGEAQVASGPLVGKTVVLTGTLPTLSRDQAKDLLEAAGAKVAGSVSKKTDFVVAGTDAGSKLTKAQELGINILDESGLMSMLEKREP
- a CDS encoding cell division protein ZipA C-terminal FtsZ-binding domain-containing protein, encoding MQLTELQMGLIALGVVGVGAVIGYNLWQERRHRRTAERALGDAQPDVLIDPLHQPSRRVEPTLDFDLGSDLASDTPVGPAIDLPTDEPLSAAADDTVQLAPQREPVLKAAPADDAPAWADAKVEEVIVVELEAPIAATEFQRAWSELTRQVDTGLRLRGRDDQAGRWLELTPDTAGNLSRIEMAVQLADRRGPLGEASLSALAHALQAVADRFLAVVHFPDARELLARARELDSFAASVDVQIGLNLVAGEHPISGTKLRGLAEAQGFALDNGLFRARDDAGATIYTLGNLDAAEFIAETMKNLQTPGVTLLLDVPTVADGARNFDRMVTLAEQFAHALGARVVDDNRQPLSPASLGVIRGKIAEFQTRMTQFGVAPGSASARRLFS